One Thermococcus sp. JdF3 genomic window carries:
- a CDS encoding 4Fe-4S dicluster domain-containing protein gives MVNKMMFVLLKQLVKKPATNPFPVKHAPANVTALIEEVQKGEAQINPPVPVPEGFRGKLVYDPERCIGCRLCIMVCPADAMEWIPELKKIRHYVSRCMFCALCVDVCPGKKFPGEEKAVKALRMSEEFLIADYDKYSDNLIEEPPEAREPPKEEVKEAAESAGQ, from the coding sequence ATGGTTAACAAGATGATGTTCGTCCTGCTCAAGCAGCTCGTCAAAAAGCCCGCCACAAATCCCTTCCCGGTCAAGCATGCTCCCGCTAACGTCACGGCGCTCATAGAGGAAGTGCAGAAGGGTGAGGCCCAGATAAACCCGCCGGTTCCCGTCCCGGAGGGGTTCAGGGGAAAGCTCGTCTACGACCCGGAGAGGTGCATAGGCTGCCGGCTCTGCATAATGGTCTGTCCCGCTGACGCCATGGAGTGGATTCCGGAGCTCAAGAAGATACGGCACTACGTCTCGCGCTGCATGTTCTGCGCACTGTGCGTTGACGTCTGCCCGGGCAAGAAGTTCCCGGGAGAGGAAAAGGCCGTCAAGGCACTTAGGATGAGCGAGGAGTTCCTGATAGCGGACTACGACAAGTACAGCGACAACCTGATAGAAGAGCCTCCAGAGGCAAGGGAGCCGCCCAAAGAAGAAGTGAAGGAGGCAGCGGAGTCAGCGGGCCAGTGA
- a CDS encoding THUMP domain-containing protein — protein sequence MTILLVTAPQGREGDVILELEWALEKVRVRGTDWRGVLLAETPLPKREALEWLRNFETQAIQRVVPLDLIVPARKEEIEKAVLELAGGIGGTFAVRARVRGNRRLSGRELEIGLGSLVVERFGLKVNLGDPDYTLVVEVLGKKAGIGLVGRGEMLRFDVVG from the coding sequence ATGACGATTCTTCTCGTTACGGCACCGCAGGGACGCGAGGGGGATGTCATACTGGAACTGGAATGGGCGCTGGAAAAGGTCCGGGTTAGGGGAACGGACTGGCGGGGGGTTCTCCTGGCCGAAACGCCCCTGCCGAAGAGGGAAGCCCTGGAATGGTTGAGGAACTTCGAAACTCAGGCGATACAGAGGGTAGTTCCCCTGGACTTAATCGTGCCAGCGAGGAAGGAGGAGATAGAGAAGGCCGTCCTTGAGCTGGCGGGGGGAATAGGGGGTACCTTCGCGGTGCGCGCCAGGGTCCGGGGAAACAGGAGGCTCTCAGGGAGGGAGCTTGAGATTGGCCTCGGTTCGCTCGTGGTCGAGCGCTTCGGTCTAAAAGTCAACCTTGGCGATCCGGACTACACGCTTGTGGTTGAGGTTCTTGGAAAGAAGGCGGGAATCGGGCTGGTCGGGCGGGGCGAGATGCTCCGCTTTGATGTGGTCGGGTGA
- a CDS encoding ferritin family protein: MYDVHEVVEALSKLSYRDALAYWIEGEKEEAEFYRKLARRARDLGLGEELVKTFEKLAQDSLNHTAELETQFRETYGDVPRSDLPPLEVLPVLDEFERADQLEEVLKAAMESELIAHESYRLLAEKVDDERLKALYSKLAEVERGHYELLRRRYEELVKGRG; the protein is encoded by the coding sequence ATGTACGATGTTCATGAGGTCGTTGAGGCCCTTTCGAAGCTGAGCTACCGGGACGCCCTGGCGTACTGGATAGAGGGTGAGAAGGAGGAGGCGGAATTTTACCGCAAGCTCGCAAGGCGTGCCCGCGACCTGGGTCTCGGTGAGGAGCTTGTGAAAACCTTTGAAAAGCTGGCGCAGGATTCGCTGAACCACACCGCCGAGCTTGAGACTCAATTCCGGGAGACCTACGGGGACGTTCCGAGGAGCGACCTTCCCCCGCTTGAGGTTCTTCCGGTTCTCGATGAGTTCGAGAGGGCCGACCAGCTGGAGGAGGTTTTGAAGGCGGCGATGGAGAGCGAGCTGATAGCCCACGAATCCTACAGGCTGCTCGCCGAGAAGGTTGACGACGAGAGGCTGAAGGCGCTCTACTCCAAACTGGCCGAGGTTGAGCGCGGACACTACGAGTTGCTCCGGAGAAGGTACGAGGAGTTGGTAAAGGGACGGGGATAA
- a CDS encoding hydrogenase — translation MSWLESLTLNSPSGFWNPIVWLAFLIVFAVIGYIIYSRGNRSYKPNTDQVKPYLSGNEVEDVEEIRVRAGDIYWGFIEALKGYYNVLMRMHTGDIRDYILWYLGLGAIILFILVGGV, via the coding sequence ATGAGCTGGCTTGAGAGCCTTACGCTGAACTCCCCGTCGGGATTCTGGAACCCGATAGTCTGGCTGGCGTTCCTCATCGTCTTCGCGGTCATAGGCTACATCATCTACTCGCGCGGAAACAGGAGCTACAAGCCGAACACAGACCAGGTAAAGCCCTACCTGAGCGGCAACGAGGTCGAGGACGTGGAGGAAATCCGCGTAAGGGCAGGAGACATTTACTGGGGCTTCATAGAGGCGCTGAAGGGCTACTACAACGTGCTCATGAGAATGCACACGGGGGACATCAGGGACTACATCCTCTGGTATCTGGGACTCGGCGCCATAATCCTGTTCATCCTCGTGGGGGGTGTGTGA
- a CDS encoding AAA family ATPase, with amino-acid sequence MEAGGLKLYPYQSYEVYGLSRNPFEQLASEGIADVESIHVYQEVDMRLQMIISEVIGNKSSIAMSIVGPLGMGKTQRLKTIAKAIEENKGKAIYVKVDTNDILKLTRDIFYALKPPKSRTNIFLENLSRKLGFIDRLEKMLSDRDEYKSRDIAELLTEQMGKYPYCALLLDELENMGSASEREKIQFFEMLRHFISNMPKGCVVAFACVPEAYEEYTKIFPAFFMRLHYEFKLRPMSIDEAYELVKKRLNKVRIRDTDDPIYPFTEEAIKLIHQLGKGNPRQILRLLHYVLSEASKHKFDPIDDYVVTTILEEPKSLEEYLTRIPKEYKDLVEAIVFEFNGGPVSYIQVAKAVKRPGIQVYDQLNELIRLGFLVGDPKGNYKVPEYVRKFLEEGEAEREKE; translated from the coding sequence ATGGAAGCCGGTGGCCTTAAGCTTTATCCCTACCAGTCATACGAGGTTTACGGTCTTTCTCGGAACCCATTTGAGCAGCTCGCGAGTGAGGGAATAGCGGACGTCGAGAGCATACACGTCTATCAGGAGGTAGACATGCGCCTCCAGATGATAATCTCCGAGGTCATAGGAAACAAGAGCTCGATAGCCATGAGCATCGTCGGCCCCCTCGGGATGGGCAAGACCCAGAGGCTCAAAACCATAGCCAAGGCCATAGAGGAGAACAAGGGAAAGGCCATATACGTCAAGGTGGACACCAACGACATCCTCAAGCTCACGCGCGACATCTTCTACGCCCTCAAGCCGCCGAAGAGCAGGACTAACATATTCCTCGAGAACCTCTCAAGGAAGCTCGGATTCATAGACAGGCTCGAGAAGATGCTGAGCGACAGGGACGAGTACAAGAGCAGGGACATAGCCGAGCTTCTGACCGAGCAGATGGGCAAATACCCCTACTGCGCCCTCCTCCTCGACGAGCTTGAGAACATGGGGAGCGCGAGCGAGAGGGAGAAGATACAGTTCTTCGAGATGCTCAGACACTTCATCAGCAACATGCCCAAGGGCTGTGTGGTCGCCTTCGCCTGCGTTCCCGAGGCCTACGAGGAGTACACCAAGATATTCCCGGCGTTCTTCATGCGCCTCCACTACGAGTTCAAGCTCCGCCCGATGAGCATAGACGAGGCCTACGAGCTGGTGAAGAAGAGGCTCAACAAGGTGAGGATAAGGGACACCGATGACCCGATTTACCCCTTCACGGAGGAGGCCATAAAGCTCATACACCAGCTCGGAAAGGGAAACCCGAGGCAGATCCTGAGGCTCCTTCACTACGTCCTCAGCGAGGCCTCCAAGCACAAGTTCGACCCCATAGACGACTACGTGGTGACCACCATACTCGAGGAGCCGAAGAGCCTCGAGGAGTACCTCACGAGGATTCCGAAGGAGTACAAGGATCTGGTGGAGGCGATAGTCTTCGAGTTCAATGGAGGACCGGTTAGCTACATTCAGGTGGCCAAGGCCGTCAAGAGGCCAGGAATACAGGTCTACGACCAGCTCAACGAGCTCATAAGGCTCGGCTTCCTGGTGGGTGACCCCAAGGGCAACTACAAGGTTCCGGAGTACGTGAGGAAGTTCCTTGAAGAGGGAGAGGCCGAACGAGAGAAGGAGTGA
- a CDS encoding NADH-quinone oxidoreductase subunit B family protein: MGKLTNFKRSLWVFHASGGSCNACDIEIIASLTPRYDVERFGIKLVGSPRHADVLLVTGAIPRDFADKLRRIYEQMPDPKAVVVVGNCGTTGGVFYDSYNIAGPIDEIIPVDVYVPGCPPRPEAIIDGVVKAWLKIEKLEKELEGKKE; this comes from the coding sequence ATGGGGAAGCTGACCAACTTTAAACGCTCCCTCTGGGTTTTCCACGCCTCCGGAGGGAGCTGTAACGCCTGCGATATCGAGATTATAGCCTCGCTGACGCCTCGCTACGACGTGGAGCGCTTTGGAATCAAACTCGTCGGAAGCCCGAGGCACGCGGATGTTCTCCTCGTGACGGGGGCGATTCCAAGGGACTTCGCCGATAAGCTGAGGCGCATATACGAGCAGATGCCCGACCCGAAGGCGGTCGTTGTGGTAGGCAACTGCGGAACCACAGGGGGAGTGTTCTACGACTCCTACAACATAGCCGGCCCGATAGACGAGATAATCCCGGTGGACGTCTACGTTCCCGGCTGCCCCCCGAGGCCCGAGGCGATAATAGACGGCGTTGTGAAGGCCTGGCTCAAGATAGAGAAGCTGGAAAAGGAGCTGGAGGGGAAGAAAGAATGA
- a CDS encoding ornithine aminotransferase, with protein sequence MVVRPNVKELPGPKGKEVIEKNFEALAVTTQDPETLPIVIDHGDGILVYDVDGNTFYDFGSGVGVLNVGHAHPRVVEAVKRQAEKFTHFALNDFFYENAVVLAQKLAELSPGDFPKKVVYQNSGAEANEAMMKLVKYGTGRKRFIAFYHAFHGRSQAVLSLTASKWVQQDRFFPTMPGVEHIPYPNPYRNPWHIDGYAEPDELVNRVIEFIEEYVFRHVPPHEVGAIVFEPIQGEGGYVVPPKNFFKELKKLADNYGILLADDEVQMGVGRTGKFWAIEHFDVAPDTIQFGKAIGGGIPLAGVVHRADIAFDKPGRHASTFGGNPVAIAAGIEVVEIVKELLPHVQEVGDYLHKRLEELLEKYEVIGDARGLGLAQAVEIVKSKDTKEKNPKLRDAIVKEAVKRGLILLGCGDNSIRFIPPLTIKKEEIDVAMEIFEESLKAALQ encoded by the coding sequence ATGGTGGTCAGGCCGAACGTTAAGGAACTCCCCGGACCCAAGGGCAAGGAAGTTATCGAAAAGAACTTTGAAGCCCTCGCAGTTACCACCCAGGACCCGGAGACCCTCCCGATAGTCATCGACCACGGTGACGGCATACTCGTCTACGACGTCGATGGAAACACCTTCTACGACTTCGGAAGCGGCGTCGGCGTGCTGAACGTCGGCCACGCCCACCCGAGGGTCGTGGAGGCCGTTAAGAGGCAGGCCGAGAAGTTCACCCACTTCGCGCTGAACGACTTCTTCTACGAGAACGCGGTCGTTCTTGCCCAGAAGCTGGCGGAGCTCAGCCCCGGCGACTTCCCGAAGAAGGTCGTCTACCAGAACAGCGGTGCCGAGGCAAACGAGGCCATGATGAAGCTCGTCAAGTACGGCACCGGCAGGAAGAGGTTCATCGCCTTCTACCACGCCTTCCACGGAAGGAGCCAGGCCGTTCTCTCACTTACCGCCAGCAAGTGGGTTCAGCAGGACAGGTTCTTCCCAACCATGCCGGGCGTTGAGCACATACCCTACCCGAACCCCTACAGGAACCCCTGGCACATAGACGGTTACGCCGAGCCGGACGAGCTCGTTAACAGGGTCATAGAGTTCATCGAGGAGTACGTCTTCCGCCACGTCCCGCCCCACGAGGTTGGAGCCATAGTCTTCGAGCCGATACAGGGTGAGGGCGGCTACGTCGTTCCGCCGAAGAACTTCTTCAAGGAGCTGAAGAAGCTCGCCGACAACTACGGCATACTCCTCGCCGACGACGAGGTTCAGATGGGCGTCGGAAGGACCGGAAAGTTCTGGGCCATCGAGCACTTCGACGTTGCACCCGACACCATCCAGTTCGGTAAGGCCATAGGCGGCGGAATCCCGCTCGCCGGTGTCGTTCACAGGGCGGATATAGCGTTCGACAAGCCGGGCAGGCACGCCTCCACCTTCGGCGGCAACCCGGTGGCAATAGCGGCCGGTATAGAGGTCGTCGAGATAGTCAAGGAGCTCCTCCCGCACGTCCAGGAGGTCGGCGACTACCTCCACAAGCGCCTCGAAGAGCTTCTCGAGAAGTACGAGGTCATCGGCGACGCTCGCGGTCTCGGTCTCGCCCAGGCGGTCGAGATCGTCAAGAGCAAGGACACCAAGGAGAAGAACCCCAAGCTCAGGGATGCCATCGTCAAGGAAGCCGTCAAGCGCGGGCTCATCCTCCTCGGATGCGGTGACAACAGCATAAGGTTCATACCGCCGCTGACCATCAAGAAGGAGGAAATCGACGTCGCCATGGAGATATTCGAGGAGAGCCTCAAGGCCGCTCTCCAGTGA
- a CDS encoding respiratory chain complex I subunit 1 family protein: MTPETLIYAFTFPVLGVFLGLVYKGIDRRFSARLTSRIGPPIRQPFWDVGKLLLKETVVPENAVAWIFNAMPIVSFAASMTLLLYIPFGVLKAPLEGYGDLVVILYLLTLQSLAMAIGGFASGSPFSSVGAQREMVLMMSYEMPLATVIVGFAVLYRSFSLTTIASTPVWGAAGPLAAMGVLLLFVALLVVTPAELAKLPFDIAEAETEICEGMLAEYSGRNLALFYLSDAVRGFAMAALEVVLFFPFTLTGILNLNLTGTPYYVVEALWFLFKVLVIYLLAITLVRTSFARFRIEQASRVFWVYVNIIALVGLALVWLGV; the protein is encoded by the coding sequence ATGACCCCCGAGACCCTAATCTACGCGTTCACCTTCCCGGTGCTTGGGGTCTTCCTCGGGCTGGTCTACAAGGGTATAGACAGGCGCTTCTCGGCGAGGCTGACTTCCAGAATAGGCCCGCCGATAAGGCAGCCCTTCTGGGACGTAGGGAAGCTGCTCCTCAAGGAGACGGTTGTTCCTGAGAACGCGGTGGCGTGGATATTCAACGCCATGCCGATAGTTTCCTTCGCGGCCTCGATGACGCTCCTGCTGTACATACCCTTTGGAGTGCTCAAGGCGCCCCTCGAAGGCTACGGTGACCTGGTAGTCATCCTCTACCTGCTGACCCTCCAGTCGCTGGCAATGGCCATAGGCGGCTTCGCCTCCGGAAGCCCGTTCTCCTCGGTGGGTGCGCAGAGGGAAATGGTGCTCATGATGAGCTACGAGATGCCGCTGGCGACGGTTATAGTCGGCTTCGCCGTGCTCTACAGGAGCTTCTCGCTGACGACCATAGCAAGCACACCGGTGTGGGGCGCCGCGGGTCCGCTCGCGGCCATGGGCGTGCTGCTGCTCTTTGTGGCCCTACTCGTCGTCACGCCGGCCGAGCTGGCGAAACTGCCCTTCGACATCGCAGAGGCGGAGACGGAGATATGTGAGGGAATGCTCGCAGAGTACAGCGGAAGGAACCTCGCGTTGTTCTACCTCTCGGACGCGGTCAGGGGCTTCGCCATGGCGGCGCTGGAGGTGGTGCTGTTCTTCCCGTTCACGCTGACGGGCATACTGAACCTGAACCTGACGGGAACACCCTACTACGTCGTCGAGGCCCTGTGGTTCCTCTTCAAGGTGCTGGTGATATACCTGCTGGCGATAACCCTCGTCAGGACGTCCTTCGCAAGGTTCAGGATAGAGCAGGCGTCCAGGGTGTTCTGGGTCTACGTCAACATAATCGCCCTCGTCGGGCTCGCGCTGGTATGGCTGGGGGTGTGA
- a CDS encoding ferritin family protein — MVDLEGLSFLEELPLRELLAHWISLEGDKALLYEKLAEKARGMEVEGAVGDMFKLLGQEARRHEKKLRTLYTQKFRAEIPEVHGPSLEELSDIRELESENDVFAVLKCALELEEVAERVYSILAEKAEDETVRAIFSYLGSTERLHERAVESLLRDYDYRNGMGKERMEA; from the coding sequence ATGGTCGATCTCGAAGGCTTGTCTTTCCTTGAGGAACTTCCGCTGAGGGAGCTTCTCGCCCACTGGATATCCCTGGAGGGTGACAAGGCCCTGCTCTACGAGAAGCTGGCTGAGAAGGCGAGGGGCATGGAAGTCGAGGGGGCCGTAGGAGACATGTTCAAACTCCTCGGCCAGGAGGCGAGGAGACACGAGAAGAAGCTGAGAACCCTCTACACACAGAAGTTCAGGGCGGAGATTCCAGAAGTCCACGGCCCATCGCTGGAGGAGCTCTCGGATATAAGGGAGCTCGAGAGTGAGAACGACGTTTTTGCCGTTCTTAAATGTGCCCTTGAGCTGGAGGAAGTCGCCGAGAGGGTTTACTCGATTCTGGCCGAGAAGGCCGAGGACGAAACCGTGAGGGCGATATTTTCCTACCTCGGCTCGACTGAGAGGCTCCACGAAAGGGCCGTTGAATCCCTCCTCAGAGACTACGATTACAGAAATGGGATGGGAAAAGAGAGGATGGAGGCTTAG
- a CDS encoding SagB/ThcOx family dehydrogenase — protein MNIKRVSYLVIALVVVSSALLFVKPYVTWREGGERISGEVVVLPEPRLTGEMSVEEAIARRRSIRSYRNEPLALEQLSQLLWAAQGITDPRKYRSAPSAGATYPFEVYVVVGNVEALEPGIYRYDPFNHTLVLVRKGDWRRALQKAALDQQWVGRAAVDIVLVAFYRRTTSYYGERGVRYVHMEAGHIGQNIYLQATALKLGTVAVGAFYDDQVAEIIGTEGVPLYIFPVGVPGG, from the coding sequence ATGAACATCAAGCGAGTTTCGTACCTGGTTATCGCCCTGGTCGTGGTTTCCTCCGCCCTCCTTTTCGTTAAGCCCTACGTTACCTGGCGTGAGGGGGGTGAGAGAATCTCCGGTGAGGTTGTAGTTCTTCCCGAACCGAGACTGACCGGAGAGATGAGCGTTGAGGAAGCGATAGCAAGGCGGAGGAGCATTCGCTCGTACAGGAACGAGCCTTTGGCCCTTGAGCAGCTCTCCCAGCTCCTGTGGGCGGCGCAGGGGATAACGGACCCGAGGAAGTACCGCTCGGCCCCGAGTGCGGGAGCAACCTATCCCTTTGAGGTTTACGTCGTGGTCGGGAACGTCGAGGCCCTTGAGCCTGGAATCTATCGCTACGATCCCTTCAACCACACGCTGGTTCTGGTGAGGAAGGGGGACTGGAGGAGGGCCCTCCAGAAGGCCGCGCTGGACCAGCAGTGGGTCGGGAGGGCGGCGGTGGACATCGTCCTGGTGGCATTCTATCGGAGGACAACCTCATACTACGGCGAGCGGGGAGTTAGATACGTCCACATGGAGGCCGGGCACATAGGTCAGAACATCTACCTGCAGGCGACCGCCCTGAAACTGGGAACCGTCGCGGTGGGGGCCTTCTACGACGACCAGGTTGCCGAGATAATAGGAACCGAAGGTGTCCCGCTGTACATATTTCCGGTGGGTGTTCCCGGTGGTTAG
- a CDS encoding metal-dependent hydrolase: MPNYDTHVLSGIISYPIAVLMGELLRVYAKLPIELTTIALVLGYAFYVLGSDLPDMDHPDALIHRGTKPIVSVAVGSAVFIWMEGWMNLNPSWLNPVAAWVAGALGGLVSWYLFTWLMPKHRGIVHSLLFAGIYGLLAFLLVEYGLKMSTGEGLFVGMSAFLGYTLHLLLDGELSLL, translated from the coding sequence ATGCCGAATTACGACACCCACGTGCTCAGCGGGATTATCAGCTACCCAATAGCAGTCCTGATGGGTGAGTTGCTCAGGGTTTACGCCAAGCTACCCATCGAACTCACGACGATAGCCCTCGTTCTCGGCTATGCATTCTACGTCCTTGGAAGTGATTTGCCGGACATGGACCATCCGGACGCGCTGATACACCGCGGAACCAAGCCCATAGTGAGCGTCGCTGTTGGAAGCGCAGTCTTCATCTGGATGGAGGGTTGGATGAACCTGAACCCGAGCTGGCTGAACCCGGTTGCCGCCTGGGTTGCAGGCGCCCTCGGCGGTCTGGTCTCGTGGTACCTTTTCACGTGGCTCATGCCAAAGCACAGGGGAATAGTCCACTCACTACTCTTCGCAGGAATTTACGGACTGCTCGCTTTCCTGCTCGTCGAGTACGGCCTCAAGATGTCAACAGGAGAGGGACTCTTCGTCGGTATGAGCGCGTTCCTCGGCTACACCCTTCACCTTCTCCTCGACGGGGAGCTATCACTGCTGTAG
- a CDS encoding NADH-quinone oxidoreductase subunit C: protein MREPMSAEEVLKRLQEALGEALLSHEVREYTMGVRRKRTYRELWIEIDPKAFRRAVEVMFKLDYPHLHFITGEDDGGDSLRMVYSFGLFWAVPWGELSVTMRFNLPKDNLVLPTITDLMPGAETNEREIREMLGVEFEGLKNKRHLFLPDDWPEGKYPWRKDEYGVEDMVKHTHKSVNEIRRGE from the coding sequence ATGAGGGAACCAATGAGCGCGGAAGAGGTCCTCAAGAGACTCCAGGAGGCGCTCGGGGAGGCCCTGCTCTCCCACGAGGTCAGGGAGTACACGATGGGAGTCAGGAGGAAGAGGACGTACCGGGAACTCTGGATAGAGATAGACCCGAAGGCCTTCAGAAGAGCCGTCGAGGTCATGTTCAAACTCGACTACCCGCACCTGCACTTCATAACCGGAGAGGACGATGGAGGCGACTCCCTGAGGATGGTTTACTCCTTCGGCCTGTTCTGGGCCGTCCCCTGGGGAGAGCTCAGCGTCACCATGCGCTTCAACCTTCCGAAGGATAACCTCGTCCTGCCCACGATAACCGACCTGATGCCCGGGGCGGAGACCAACGAGAGGGAAATCAGGGAGATGCTTGGCGTTGAGTTCGAGGGGCTGAAGAACAAGAGGCATCTCTTCCTCCCCGACGACTGGCCTGAGGGCAAGTACCCCTGGAGGAAGGACGAGTACGGTGTGGAGGACATGGTGAAGCACACCCACAAGAGCGTGAACGAGATAAGGAGGGGTGAGTGA
- a CDS encoding nickel-dependent hydrogenase large subunit, giving the protein MAKTQYYVPVGPIHPALKEPIRVEAKVEGERIVEVDVKRGFAHRGIEYMGMKRNAIQTLYLSERICGICSISHPYAFVIGSEKALGIEAPPRAQYIRTIIAELERIHSHILWLGVVAHEMGFDSLLFWTWKGREKVLDILELLTGNRINYSVFMIGGVRRDITESQAKAVRDMINYYRIFTEEMKDVFLSDPVYKARTRGVAQLSKDMAKKLNAVGPVARAAGLRMDVRQDNPYDAYADIGVRAVVPQDIVGEARGDAYDITLVRIYEIEQSLDIIEFCLEEMPEGKIMAIPNYVALLAKIRRSEGEGIGMHEAPRGEVIHYFKYGNKRDGPLVWKVIAPSYNNINTWGPLLLGAEVADIPIVVAYIDPCMCCNDRVAVVRDENGRLIDPATLHLKAVEKTRKLREELGVRE; this is encoded by the coding sequence ATGGCGAAGACCCAGTACTACGTCCCGGTCGGCCCGATTCATCCCGCCCTGAAGGAGCCGATAAGGGTCGAGGCCAAGGTCGAGGGAGAGAGGATAGTCGAGGTGGACGTCAAGAGGGGCTTCGCCCACAGGGGAATCGAGTACATGGGCATGAAGAGGAACGCCATACAGACCCTCTACCTCTCGGAGAGGATATGCGGAATCTGCTCGATATCGCACCCCTACGCCTTCGTCATAGGAAGTGAAAAGGCCCTGGGAATAGAGGCCCCGCCGAGGGCCCAGTACATAAGGACGATAATAGCCGAGCTGGAGAGAATTCACAGCCACATACTCTGGCTCGGTGTCGTTGCGCACGAGATGGGCTTTGACTCCCTCCTGTTCTGGACGTGGAAGGGCAGGGAGAAGGTCCTTGACATCCTGGAACTCCTCACGGGGAACAGGATAAACTACTCCGTGTTCATGATAGGCGGCGTCAGGAGGGACATAACGGAAAGCCAGGCAAAAGCCGTGAGGGACATGATAAACTACTACAGGATATTCACGGAGGAGATGAAGGACGTCTTCCTTTCGGATCCCGTGTACAAGGCAAGGACAAGGGGAGTGGCCCAGCTCTCGAAGGATATGGCGAAGAAGCTCAACGCCGTCGGACCCGTCGCCAGGGCGGCAGGGCTGAGGATGGACGTCAGGCAGGACAACCCCTACGACGCCTACGCGGACATCGGGGTTAGAGCAGTGGTTCCCCAAGACATAGTCGGTGAGGCCAGGGGGGACGCGTACGACATCACCCTGGTCAGGATATACGAGATAGAGCAGAGCCTCGACATAATCGAGTTCTGCCTCGAGGAGATGCCAGAGGGCAAGATAATGGCCATCCCCAACTACGTGGCGCTCCTGGCCAAAATCAGGAGGAGCGAAGGTGAAGGAATCGGCATGCACGAGGCTCCGCGCGGTGAGGTCATCCACTACTTCAAGTACGGCAACAAGCGCGACGGTCCTCTCGTCTGGAAGGTCATAGCGCCGAGCTACAACAACATCAACACGTGGGGCCCACTCCTCCTGGGTGCGGAGGTGGCGGACATACCCATCGTCGTCGCGTACATAGACCCGTGCATGTGCTGCAACGACAGGGTCGCAGTTGTGAGGGACGAGAACGGCAGGTTAATCGACCCCGCTACCCTGCACCTGAAGGCGGTTGAAAAAACACGGAAGCTCAGGGAAGAGCTGGGGGTGAGAGAATGA
- the trxB gene encoding thioredoxin-disulfide reductase: MFSLGGFSRGGEYENKTWDVLIIGAGPAGFTAAIYAARFGLETLILSKDLGGNMALTDMIENYPGFPEGISGSELTNRMHEQVKKLGVDIVFDEVARIDPTECAYYEGPCKFAVKTKNGKEYKAKTIIITVGAAPRKLHVPGEEEFTGRGVSYCATCDGPLFKGKKVIVVGGGNTALQEALYLKSIGVDVTLVHRRDKFRADKILQDRFKESGIPAILNTVVTEIKGNGKVEAVKLKNRVTGEETEMAVDGVFIFIGYEPKTDFVKHLGITDEYGYIPVDMHMRTKMKGIFAAGDITNVFKQIAVAVGQGAIAANSAKELIDEWNSKVVE; the protein is encoded by the coding sequence ATGTTCAGTCTGGGAGGATTCTCACGCGGGGGAGAGTACGAGAACAAGACCTGGGACGTGCTCATCATAGGCGCCGGACCGGCAGGATTCACGGCTGCCATATACGCGGCGCGCTTCGGCCTTGAGACGCTGATACTCAGCAAGGACCTCGGGGGAAACATGGCGCTGACCGATATGATAGAGAACTACCCGGGATTCCCCGAGGGGATCAGCGGTTCCGAACTGACAAACAGGATGCACGAGCAGGTCAAGAAGCTCGGGGTGGACATCGTCTTTGACGAGGTCGCGCGCATAGACCCGACGGAGTGTGCCTACTATGAGGGCCCGTGCAAGTTCGCGGTGAAGACAAAGAACGGCAAGGAGTACAAGGCGAAAACGATAATAATAACCGTCGGCGCCGCACCGAGGAAGCTCCACGTCCCTGGCGAGGAGGAATTCACAGGAAGGGGCGTTTCCTACTGCGCCACCTGCGACGGCCCGCTCTTCAAGGGCAAGAAGGTCATCGTTGTCGGCGGGGGCAACACGGCACTTCAGGAGGCGCTCTATCTGAAGAGCATCGGCGTCGATGTAACGCTCGTTCACAGGCGCGACAAGTTCAGGGCCGACAAGATACTGCAGGACAGGTTCAAGGAGAGCGGCATTCCGGCGATACTCAACACCGTCGTGACGGAGATCAAAGGAAACGGCAAGGTCGAGGCGGTCAAGCTGAAGAACCGCGTCACCGGCGAGGAGACCGAGATGGCAGTTGATGGAGTCTTCATCTTCATCGGCTACGAGCCCAAAACGGATTTCGTCAAGCACCTCGGCATAACCGACGAGTACGGCTACATCCCTGTGGACATGCACATGCGCACGAAGATGAAGGGAATCTTCGCGGCGGGGGACATAACCAACGTCTTCAAGCAGATCGCCGTTGCCGTCGGTCAGGGTGCGATAGCGGCCAACTCGGCTAAGGAGCTCATCGACGAGTGGAACTCAAAGGTCGTGGAGTGA